The Rhodoferax ferrireducens T118 DNA segment CCCTGGCCGTGCTCAATGCCGGCTTGCTGATTTGGATCGTTCTACAGCGCGGCGGCGCGCGGGACCAGGCCGAGCTTGACCGGCTGTCGCGGGAGACAGCACACCAGGCGCTGTTGGCACTGGTCGCAAACAGCTCGGAGCGGCTGGAGCGCGAGCTGCGCCGCGAGATCAGCGAGTCAGCACGTGGTGGACGCCAGGAACTGACGCAGAATCTGGCCACGTTTCAGCAAACGCTGGTGCAGCAGGGAGCACAAGCCACGCGCACGCAAAACAGCCAGATAGACGCCTTTGCCCAGCAGTTGGCCCTGCTGCAAAAGACGCTGTCGGATACGCTGACGACGCAACTCTCATCCCTGAGTGAATCGAACGCGCGGCGGATGAATGAAATTCGTGAGACGCTGGAAAAGCAGTTGGCGCAGCTGCAAGTCACCAATGCCGCCAAACTCGACGAGATGCGCGCGACGGTTGATGAAAAGTTGCAGACCACGCTGCAGACCCGGCTCGGCGAGAGCTTCAAGCAAGTGGCCGATCGATTGGAGCAAGTCCACAAGGGCCTGGGTGAAATGCAGACGCTGGCCGCCGGCGTGGGCGACCTCAAACACCTGCTGACCAACGTGAAGACCCGCGGCATTTTTGGTGAGGCGCAACTGGCCTCGCTGCTGGAACAGGTGTTGGTGGTTGATCAATACGCGGCGCAGGTGGCGACGCGTCCAGGCAGCAAAAACGTCGTCGACTTTGCCATCAAGCTGCCGGGCACGTCTGCGC contains these protein-coding regions:
- a CDS encoding DNA recombination protein RmuC; protein product: MNELLLWAALALAVLNAGLLIWIVLQRGGARDQAELDRLSRETAHQALLALVANSSERLERELRREISESARGGRQELTQNLATFQQTLVQQGAQATRTQNSQIDAFAQQLALLQKTLSDTLTTQLSSLSESNARRMNEIRETLEKQLAQLQVTNAAKLDEMRATVDEKLQTTLQTRLGESFKQVADRLEQVHKGLGEMQTLAAGVGDLKHLLTNVKTRGIFGEAQLASLLEQVLVVDQYAAQVATRPGSKNVVDFAIKLPGTSAHSEPLWLPIDAKFPNEDYERLLDAQGRADISGAEAAGKALELRIRLEAKSIADKYVEPPHTTDFAILFLPTEGLYAEVLRRPGLMQALQREHRITLAGPTTLLAMLSSLQMGFRTLALEKRSSEVWQVLGAVKTEFGKFGDVLAKVKSQTETVLKTLDSAETRSRAMGRALKKVEALPDTQVQALIPMDKDFDSDVEAERA